A part of Bacillus thuringiensis genomic DNA contains:
- a CDS encoding hemolysin family protein: protein MEIFNLVMVAILIAFTGFFVAAEFAIVKVRSSRIDQLVAEGKRGALAAKKVTTNLDEYLSACQLGITVTAMGLGWLGEPTIEKLLHPLFEKWNLNPSISSVLTFGLAFMLMTYLHVVVGELAPKTMAIQKAEQVTLLLATPLMMFYKIMYPFIWVLNGSARVITGLFGLKPASEHEVAHTEEELRLILSDSYESGEINQAEYKYVNNIFEFDNRIAKEIMVPRTEIVGFYLEDSVEEHMKVIQNERYTRYPIFGEDKDDIIGMVNVKDFFIRYMTEDQKDLSSIRSYMRPIIEVMETTPIHDLLLQMQKKRIPMAVLYDEYGGTAGIVTLEDILEEIVGEIRDEYDEDEAPPIQHVNEQHIIVDGKVLISEVKDLFGLHIEEDDVDTIGGWIMMQNHEIEEGQHVEAEGYEFKVLEKDAYQIKRVEIRKMEQEQEEEKAATV from the coding sequence TTGGAAATATTTAATTTAGTCATGGTTGCGATTTTAATCGCATTTACTGGATTTTTCGTAGCAGCAGAGTTTGCGATTGTAAAAGTACGTTCAAGTCGTATCGATCAGCTTGTTGCGGAAGGGAAACGCGGTGCTTTAGCAGCGAAAAAAGTAACAACAAATTTAGATGAATATTTATCTGCTTGTCAATTAGGTATTACAGTTACAGCTATGGGATTAGGTTGGTTAGGTGAACCGACAATTGAAAAGTTACTACACCCGCTATTTGAGAAATGGAACTTAAACCCTTCTATCTCATCAGTATTAACATTTGGTCTTGCTTTTATGCTAATGACGTATTTACACGTTGTAGTAGGGGAATTAGCTCCGAAAACGATGGCGATTCAAAAGGCTGAACAAGTAACATTATTATTGGCAACTCCGTTAATGATGTTCTATAAAATCATGTATCCATTTATTTGGGTATTAAACGGTTCAGCGCGTGTGATAACTGGTTTATTCGGTTTAAAACCAGCTTCAGAACATGAAGTAGCTCATACAGAAGAAGAATTACGTCTTATCCTTTCAGATAGCTATGAAAGTGGCGAAATTAATCAAGCCGAATACAAGTATGTAAATAACATTTTTGAATTTGATAATCGTATTGCAAAAGAAATTATGGTACCGCGAACAGAAATCGTTGGTTTCTACCTGGAAGATTCAGTAGAAGAACACATGAAAGTAATCCAAAATGAGCGATACACACGTTATCCGATTTTTGGAGAAGATAAAGATGATATTATCGGTATGGTCAACGTAAAAGATTTCTTTATTCGATATATGACCGAAGATCAAAAAGATTTATCATCAATTCGCTCGTATATGCGTCCGATTATTGAAGTGATGGAAACGACTCCAATTCACGACTTATTACTTCAAATGCAGAAGAAGCGAATTCCGATGGCTGTTTTATATGATGAGTACGGAGGAACAGCAGGGATTGTAACGCTTGAGGACATCTTGGAGGAAATCGTCGGCGAAATTCGTGACGAATATGATGAAGATGAAGCACCACCAATTCAACATGTGAACGAGCAACACATCATTGTTGATGGAAAAGTGCTTATCTCAGAAGTGAAAGATTTATTTGGATTACACATTGAAGAAGATGATGTGGATACAATCGGTGGATGGATCATGATGCAAAATCATGAAATTGAAGAAGGACAACACGTTGAGGCGGAAGGTTATGAATTTAAAGTGTTAGAAAAAGACGCTTACCAAATTAAACGTGTTGAAATTCGTAAAATGGAGCAAGAACAAGAAGAAGAGAAAGCAGCAACTGTGTAA
- a CDS encoding DUF2179 domain-containing protein yields the protein MLQALLIFVLQIIYVPILTIRTILLVKNQTRSAAGVGLLEGAIYIVSLGIVFQDLSNWMNIIAYVIGFSTGLLLGGYIENKLAIGYITYQVSLLDRCNELVDELRHSGFGVTVFEGEGINSIRYRLDIVAKRSREKELLEIINEIAPKAFMSSYEIRSFKGGYLTKAMKKRALMKKKDEHAS from the coding sequence ATGTTACAAGCGTTACTTATTTTTGTGCTTCAAATTATTTACGTTCCCATTTTGACAATCCGTACGATTTTGCTTGTAAAGAATCAAACAAGATCCGCTGCTGGTGTTGGATTGTTAGAAGGAGCTATTTACATTGTCAGTTTAGGTATTGTGTTTCAAGATTTATCAAATTGGATGAACATCATTGCCTATGTCATTGGCTTTAGTACAGGACTATTATTAGGCGGTTATATAGAGAATAAATTAGCAATTGGTTATATTACGTATCAAGTTAGTTTACTAGACCGTTGTAATGAATTAGTAGATGAACTACGTCACTCTGGATTTGGTGTTACAGTATTTGAAGGCGAAGGTATTAATTCAATACGTTATCGCTTAGATATCGTTGCAAAGCGTTCTAGAGAAAAAGAACTGTTAGAAATTATTAATGAGATTGCACCAAAAGCGTTTATGTCTTCTTATGAAATCCGTTCATTTAAAGGCGGATATTTAACGAAGGCGATGAAGAAAAGAGCGTTAATGAAGAAGAAAGATGAACATGCATCGTAA
- a CDS encoding DMT family transporter → MKQTILGAICLSLAASIWGGMYVVSKYVLDFIPPLTLVWLRFIIAFVVLYAILKIAEKKQKKKITIRKKDWLLFAWIGFIGYFISITCQFIGTKLSDAHTGSLVTSATPAFMVIFAAIILKEKLTTRRLFSTIIATIGVIIVIGWDIEIGSYFIGTIILVGAAITWALLSMYVKIASARFSSLVITTYAIFFSLFFITPFMIWEFQSNPIEHMNMYVVLGVLYLGIISTAGAFFLWNKGLELMDASIGSLFFFFQPIVGSLLGWLLLNETLNSNFFIGGILIICSVFITTFEKK, encoded by the coding sequence ATGAAACAAACAATTTTAGGAGCTATATGTTTATCACTAGCAGCTAGTATATGGGGCGGTATGTACGTCGTTAGTAAATACGTACTCGACTTTATCCCACCACTGACACTCGTTTGGCTACGCTTTATTATTGCTTTTGTTGTTTTATATGCAATTTTGAAAATAGCTGAGAAAAAGCAAAAGAAAAAAATAACCATTCGCAAAAAAGATTGGCTATTATTCGCTTGGATTGGATTTATCGGATATTTCATTTCGATTACATGTCAATTTATCGGAACAAAACTATCTGACGCTCATACAGGCTCGTTAGTAACATCAGCTACTCCGGCATTTATGGTTATATTTGCAGCGATCATTTTGAAAGAAAAACTAACTACTCGTAGACTTTTCTCAACTATAATAGCGACAATCGGTGTCATTATCGTCATTGGATGGGATATTGAAATTGGCTCCTATTTTATCGGTACAATCATATTAGTCGGGGCCGCTATTACGTGGGCTTTACTATCCATGTATGTGAAGATTGCTTCAGCTCGATTTTCATCTTTAGTGATTACAACGTACGCCATATTCTTTTCACTCTTTTTTATTACACCTTTTATGATATGGGAATTTCAATCAAACCCGATTGAACATATGAACATGTATGTAGTATTAGGCGTACTTTATTTAGGAATCATCTCAACAGCAGGTGCCTTTTTCCTTTGGAATAAAGGATTAGAACTAATGGACGCAAGCATTGGTTCCTTATTTTTCTTCTTCCAACCTATCGTTGGATCGTTACTTGGTTGGCTCTTATTAAATGAGACATTAAATAGTAACTTTTTCATTGGTGGTATTCTTATTATATGTAGCGTTTTCATTACTACTTTTGAAAAGAAATAA
- a CDS encoding NAD-dependent epimerase/dehydratase family protein, translating to MKKILVTGGSGWIGKYIVYSLIQKGYEVHATYNTNKPSHLSCHWHKVNLLCDEEVKKLIYNIKPSHLIHLAWEAVPPACYVSIHNYYWLTSSISLIQHFTTCGGKRVVVAGTGAEYEWFNGVLFEDSPLLSYKTPYSLCKNALHSWLQSYAEQTGLSMCWGRIFHMYGPHEQGNRLVSNIITSLLKNEEALCTHGKQSRDFLHVGDVADALVTVLEHDVTGTINIASGQSVQIKELASIIAKKIGKEHLIKLGAIPFSKDEPLFVGVNVERLKNEVNWKPTYDLNTGIEETILWWESFIKKHNDTHH from the coding sequence ATGAAAAAAATCCTTGTAACAGGCGGTAGTGGATGGATTGGTAAATATATTGTATATTCTCTTATACAAAAGGGCTATGAAGTGCACGCCACTTACAATACAAATAAACCTTCTCACCTTTCTTGCCATTGGCATAAAGTAAACTTACTTTGCGATGAAGAAGTAAAAAAACTCATTTACAACATTAAACCTAGTCATCTCATTCATTTAGCTTGGGAAGCAGTGCCGCCAGCGTGCTATGTATCTATTCATAATTACTATTGGCTTACATCCAGTATCTCATTGATTCAACACTTTACAACATGCGGTGGAAAGCGAGTCGTTGTTGCAGGTACTGGCGCAGAGTATGAATGGTTTAACGGCGTACTATTTGAAGATTCACCGCTTCTTTCCTATAAAACCCCGTATTCATTATGTAAAAACGCACTACACTCTTGGCTACAATCATACGCTGAGCAAACAGGCCTCAGCATGTGTTGGGGCCGCATTTTCCATATGTATGGCCCTCACGAACAAGGGAATCGACTCGTTTCTAACATTATCACTTCCTTATTAAAAAATGAGGAAGCACTATGTACACATGGAAAACAATCAAGAGATTTCCTCCATGTGGGGGACGTCGCTGATGCTCTCGTAACAGTATTAGAACACGACGTTACAGGCACAATCAATATCGCTTCTGGTCAATCTGTACAAATTAAAGAATTAGCTTCTATTATTGCTAAAAAGATAGGAAAAGAACATTTAATTAAACTAGGTGCGATCCCTTTCTCTAAAGATGAACCTTTATTCGTCGGCGTTAATGTAGAACGTTTAAAAAATGAAGTAAACTGGAAACCAACATACGATCTAAATACAGGAATTGAAGAAACAATTTTGTGGTGGGAATCATTTATAAAAAAGCATAACGATACGCACCACTAA
- a CDS encoding MerR family transcriptional regulator, whose translation MYRIGQLALMAHVSKRTIDYYTNLGILKAERSQSNYRYYDETAFETLQFIEKCKEMHMPLCEIKEKIEEKKKLLGINEHVSKQVNEVTDHIHRLEAELTELKPLLDGLTDSQREKISKSLSGQTTALIQTLALLL comes from the coding sequence GTGTATCGAATCGGACAGTTGGCTCTCATGGCTCACGTGTCGAAACGAACGATTGATTATTATACGAATCTAGGAATCTTAAAAGCGGAGCGATCTCAATCTAATTATCGCTATTACGACGAAACAGCATTTGAGACATTACAATTTATTGAGAAGTGCAAAGAAATGCATATGCCGCTTTGTGAGATTAAAGAGAAAATCGAGGAGAAGAAGAAGCTGCTCGGTATCAATGAACACGTTTCGAAACAAGTGAATGAAGTGACAGACCATATTCATCGATTAGAAGCAGAGTTAACGGAGTTAAAACCGCTTTTAGATGGATTGACTGATTCACAACGTGAAAAAATATCGAAATCTTTATCTGGTCAAACGACAGCTTTAATACAGACACTTGCTCTATTATTATAG
- a CDS encoding ATP synthase subunit I translates to MIQAALRVYRLQLYVIFSGLLLMWTITPFGKQVTGFGIGLAVSAYCLWLLARRVEKLGKSIVMKEKAPGLGVLNRFAAAILGAIIMYEIEHEMEMWAFGTGILGGHFLMIANLAYANMQLVKEEEKQREHASKNIEL, encoded by the coding sequence TTGATTCAAGCAGCCTTACGTGTATATCGATTACAATTGTATGTGATCTTTAGTGGTTTACTACTTATGTGGACGATTACTCCGTTTGGAAAACAAGTAACAGGGTTTGGTATCGGATTAGCTGTAAGTGCATATTGTCTTTGGTTATTAGCTCGCAGAGTGGAGAAACTGGGGAAAAGTATCGTAATGAAAGAAAAGGCTCCGGGATTAGGAGTTCTAAATCGATTTGCAGCAGCCATTTTAGGAGCTATCATCATGTATGAAATTGAGCATGAAATGGAAATGTGGGCATTCGGTACAGGCATTTTAGGTGGTCACTTTTTAATGATTGCGAATTTAGCTTATGCAAATATGCAGTTAGTGAAAGAAGAAGAGAAGCAAAGGGAACATGCTTCGAAAAACATAGAGCTATGA
- the rfbG gene encoding CDP-glucose 4,6-dehydratase, giving the protein MTSSSFWDKKKVFITGHTGFKGSWLTLFLTSLGAEVIGYSSHLPSIPNLFEQCNVAKECMTIKGDITDYDSLFLALKQHNPDILFHLAAQPIVTTSYKNPIETFKTNVLGTVHVLEAAKHIESIRSIINVTSDKCYENDGSGNRAFVESDRLGGFDPYSASKACAELVATSYQKSFFRTHTQKLASVRAGNVIGGGDWAEDRLFPDIIRAYLQHDTLTIRNKNAIRPWQHVLDPLHGYILLAEKLGHDAEYAAAWNFGPINEPNRTVHDVIQSIMKLWNQPLTILSPHTNTPYESPILTLDSTKAVNKLGWTPKLSTDHSIAWTVDWYKKYASGENMESFTRQQIDAFKNL; this is encoded by the coding sequence ATGACTTCATCATCTTTTTGGGATAAGAAAAAAGTATTTATTACGGGACATACTGGCTTTAAAGGCTCTTGGCTCACCCTTTTTTTAACCTCATTAGGTGCAGAAGTAATCGGTTACTCTTCTCATCTTCCATCCATTCCTAACCTTTTTGAACAATGTAACGTAGCAAAAGAATGCATGACAATTAAGGGCGATATTACAGATTACGATTCTTTATTCCTTGCCCTAAAACAACATAACCCAGACATACTATTTCATTTAGCAGCCCAGCCAATCGTCACCACTTCCTATAAAAATCCTATCGAAACATTTAAAACGAATGTTTTAGGAACTGTTCACGTATTAGAAGCCGCAAAACATATAGAAAGCATACGCAGCATCATTAATGTTACAAGTGATAAATGTTATGAAAATGACGGGAGCGGTAATCGGGCATTTGTGGAAAGTGACCGGCTAGGAGGTTTCGATCCTTATAGTGCTAGTAAAGCTTGCGCTGAACTAGTTGCAACATCCTATCAAAAATCATTCTTCCGCACTCATACTCAGAAACTTGCCTCAGTAAGAGCAGGTAACGTCATCGGTGGTGGCGATTGGGCAGAAGACCGATTATTTCCAGATATTATTCGAGCGTATTTACAACATGATACATTAACTATTAGAAACAAAAACGCTATTCGTCCGTGGCAACACGTATTAGATCCTTTACACGGCTATATTCTTTTAGCTGAGAAGCTTGGGCATGACGCCGAATATGCAGCAGCGTGGAATTTCGGCCCGATAAATGAACCTAACAGAACCGTTCATGATGTTATTCAATCTATAATGAAATTATGGAATCAACCACTAACAATCCTTTCTCCTCATACAAACACTCCTTATGAATCACCTATTTTAACACTTGATAGTACAAAAGCAGTAAATAAACTCGGTTGGACACCTAAGTTATCAACAGACCATTCTATCGCTTGGACTGTTGATTGGTACAAAAAATATGCATCTGGTGAAAATATGGAATCTTTCACGCGACAACAAATCGATGCATTCAAAAATTTATAA
- a CDS encoding glycosyltransferase family 2 protein translates to MEKEEEIIITTTVISHFYNEEYLLPWWLMHHTKLFDHGILINKGSTDRSVEICKRYAPHWEVRDSAYPEFDALATDHEVMMVEQEVKGWKMILNTTEFLCVQDKNQFWKSLNELGGRMYWLEGLIMVDDLNYTYPDLNFGIPLMKQRFHGYLPEDWALWRRGRFIHNHGHGSYTVGRHLSAHESMIYPPLACIAWFGFSPWNDAMRKRKLQIGPTLSEASKHGGMGTHHIITPEKLEEWYKDLARGAKDLRFSGAYRYAFL, encoded by the coding sequence ATAGAGAAAGAGGAGGAGATTATTATAACTACAACCGTTATTTCTCATTTTTACAATGAAGAATATTTATTACCGTGGTGGCTTATGCATCATACGAAACTGTTTGATCATGGTATTTTAATTAATAAAGGTTCAACAGATCGTTCAGTTGAAATTTGTAAGCGATATGCGCCGCATTGGGAAGTACGAGATTCTGCATACCCGGAATTTGATGCGCTAGCGACAGACCATGAAGTGATGATGGTAGAACAAGAAGTAAAGGGATGGAAAATGATTTTAAATACGACTGAGTTTCTTTGCGTGCAAGATAAAAATCAGTTTTGGAAATCACTAAATGAATTGGGAGGGAGAATGTATTGGCTAGAAGGGCTTATTATGGTCGATGACCTTAACTATACTTATCCGGACCTTAATTTTGGAATACCTTTAATGAAGCAGCGATTTCACGGCTATTTACCAGAAGATTGGGCGTTATGGAGAAGAGGCAGATTTATTCATAATCATGGACATGGAAGTTATACGGTTGGAAGACATTTATCTGCGCATGAATCTATGATTTATCCGCCCCTTGCGTGTATTGCATGGTTTGGTTTCAGTCCGTGGAATGATGCGATGAGAAAGCGAAAATTACAAATTGGTCCGACTCTTTCTGAAGCTAGTAAGCATGGGGGAATGGGAACGCATCATATTATTACACCTGAAAAATTAGAAGAATGGTATAAAGATTTAGCGAGAGGAGCGAAGGATTTACGTTTTAGTGGTGCGTATCGTTATGCTTTTTTATAA
- a CDS encoding class I SAM-dependent methyltransferase: protein MEQKKCRFCHSLLTNTFLDLGVSPLANSFVAPENSYKMEPFYPLHTFVCNSCLLVQLDEFESPHNIFHDYLYFSSYSSSWLLHAKQYVEMAIKRFNLTNHSKVIEIASNDGYLLQYFQKEHIETLGIEPAKNVAEIAIQKGIPTEVNFFSNDLAKELPQADLIIANNVLAHVPNLHDFVAGLKTLLKQDGTITIEFPHLLNLISCKQFDTIYHEHFSYFSLISLQKVLAHHHLQIVDVEELATHGGSLRIFINHHNDSSTIHSNVTNLIQKEVDHGLDTLDCYLLFSKHIEQLKINILKFFIEAKALNKQIIGYGAPAKGNTLLNYCGIGKEFLAYTVDKNPHKQNLLLPGTRIPIQPPEEIKRTKPDYILILPWNLKDEIMKECSFIREWGGKFLVTIPEVEVIKP, encoded by the coding sequence ATGGAACAGAAAAAATGCCGTTTTTGCCACTCATTACTAACAAATACTTTTTTAGATTTAGGAGTTTCCCCTCTCGCTAACTCATTTGTAGCTCCTGAAAATTCATATAAAATGGAACCATTTTATCCGCTGCACACATTTGTTTGTAACTCTTGTTTACTTGTACAATTAGATGAATTTGAATCTCCGCACAATATTTTTCATGACTATTTATACTTCAGTTCTTACTCATCAAGCTGGCTACTACACGCTAAGCAATATGTAGAAATGGCTATAAAGCGTTTTAACTTAACAAACCATTCGAAAGTGATTGAAATCGCGAGTAACGACGGGTACTTATTACAATACTTTCAAAAAGAACATATCGAAACGTTAGGAATTGAACCAGCAAAAAATGTAGCAGAAATCGCTATCCAAAAAGGCATTCCTACTGAAGTAAATTTTTTCAGCAATGATTTAGCAAAAGAGTTACCACAAGCTGATTTAATCATCGCAAATAACGTATTGGCACACGTTCCGAACTTACATGATTTTGTCGCCGGTTTAAAAACGTTATTAAAACAAGATGGCACGATAACAATTGAATTCCCGCACTTATTAAATCTCATATCATGTAAACAGTTTGATACGATCTACCATGAGCACTTCTCCTATTTCTCACTTATAAGTCTTCAAAAAGTTTTAGCTCATCATCATTTACAAATTGTCGATGTAGAAGAACTTGCAACGCACGGTGGTTCCTTGCGTATTTTTATAAACCATCATAATGACTCATCTACTATCCATTCCAATGTTACAAATTTAATCCAAAAAGAAGTAGATCACGGGCTAGATACATTAGATTGCTATCTCCTTTTCTCTAAACACATCGAACAATTGAAAATAAATATTTTAAAGTTTTTTATCGAAGCAAAAGCTTTAAACAAACAAATTATCGGTTACGGTGCTCCTGCTAAAGGAAACACCCTTTTAAATTATTGCGGGATAGGAAAAGAATTTCTAGCTTATACAGTAGATAAAAACCCTCACAAACAAAATCTCCTTCTACCAGGTACCCGCATTCCAATACAACCTCCAGAAGAAATTAAGCGTACAAAACCTGATTACATTCTCATACTTCCTTGGAATTTAAAAGATGAAATTATGAAAGAATGCTCTTTCATTCGTGAATGGGGCGGCAAATTTTTAGTAACGATACCAGAAGTTGAGGTAATTAAGCCATGA
- the rfbF gene encoding glucose-1-phosphate cytidylyltransferase yields the protein MKAVILAGGYGTRIGEETHLKPKPMIEIGTKPILWHIMSLYSHYGITEFIICLGYKGYAIKEFFLNYNLHMSDFTIHLSDNTITSHSHRIEPWKVTLIDTGLNTETGGRVKKIQNYVGDEPFCLTYGDGLSNVNIKDLIAFHKSHGKLATVTAVQPPGRFGSLVLDKQSVTSFQEKPLGDGGWVNGGFFVLHPDVFNYISGDKSVFETETLVQLVNKNELAAFQHTGFWHPMDTLRDKNKLVELWESNKAPWKVW from the coding sequence ATGAAAGCTGTTATTCTTGCTGGTGGATACGGGACTCGGATTGGGGAAGAAACACATTTAAAACCAAAGCCTATGATTGAAATTGGAACAAAGCCTATTCTATGGCACATTATGAGTTTATATAGTCATTACGGCATTACTGAGTTTATTATTTGCTTAGGCTATAAAGGATATGCAATTAAAGAGTTCTTTCTAAATTACAACTTACACATGTCAGATTTCACAATACATTTAAGCGACAATACAATTACTAGCCATTCTCATCGTATTGAACCGTGGAAAGTTACACTAATTGACACCGGTCTAAATACCGAAACGGGTGGACGGGTTAAAAAAATACAAAATTACGTCGGGGACGAACCTTTTTGCCTTACTTATGGTGACGGATTAAGCAATGTAAATATAAAAGATCTTATTGCATTTCATAAAAGCCACGGGAAATTAGCTACTGTTACAGCCGTACAGCCTCCTGGGAGATTCGGTTCTCTCGTCTTAGATAAACAGTCTGTCACATCCTTTCAAGAGAAACCTTTAGGTGATGGTGGATGGGTTAACGGTGGATTTTTCGTTTTACATCCTGATGTTTTCAATTATATTAGCGGAGATAAGTCTGTTTTTGAAACAGAAACTTTAGTGCAGTTAGTAAATAAAAATGAATTAGCAGCCTTTCAACATACTGGTTTTTGGCACCCGATGGATACATTGCGCGATAAAAATAAATTAGTCGAGCTATGGGAAAGTAATAAAGCTCCGTGGAAGGTTTGGTAA
- a CDS encoding pentapeptide repeat-containing protein translates to MTNNNDYFHVEEDVNHNSLKADCEKCFGLCCVALPFAASVDFAVNKDGGKPCSNLQSDFKCSIHKNLREKGYKGCTVFECFGAGQKISQVTFNGIDWRKDAKHARKMYDAFPIMHQLHEILWYLNEAILLQATQSIHKELSKAIEETERLSNLSSDELMKINVPLHRAEVNILLLETSELVWKEMNAARKKRIIHRGADLMGANLKKKNLQGANLRGAYLIAANLNGADLRGADLIGADLRDADIRGVDFTNSIFLTQVQVNAARGDKHTKLPKLLSRPSHWGA, encoded by the coding sequence TTGACTAATAATAACGATTATTTTCATGTAGAAGAGGATGTAAATCACAATAGTTTAAAAGCAGACTGTGAAAAGTGTTTTGGTTTATGCTGTGTAGCATTACCGTTCGCAGCGTCAGTAGATTTCGCAGTGAATAAAGATGGTGGTAAACCATGTTCCAACTTACAATCAGATTTTAAATGTAGCATACATAAAAATCTTAGAGAAAAAGGTTATAAAGGTTGTACAGTATTTGAATGTTTCGGCGCTGGGCAGAAAATTTCTCAAGTTACATTTAACGGGATTGATTGGCGGAAAGATGCTAAGCATGCGAGAAAAATGTATGATGCTTTTCCGATTATGCATCAGCTTCATGAAATACTGTGGTATTTGAATGAGGCTATTCTTTTACAGGCGACACAATCGATTCATAAAGAGTTAAGTAAAGCGATTGAAGAGACGGAGCGCCTATCAAATTTAAGTTCAGATGAGTTAATGAAAATAAATGTTCCATTACACAGAGCGGAAGTGAACATTCTTCTTTTAGAAACGAGCGAATTAGTCTGGAAGGAAATGAATGCTGCGCGTAAGAAACGAATCATTCACCGCGGAGCAGACCTTATGGGAGCAAATCTGAAAAAGAAAAATTTGCAAGGGGCGAATTTAAGAGGAGCATACTTAATTGCTGCTAACTTAAATGGCGCAGACTTACGTGGAGCAGATCTCATCGGAGCAGATTTGCGAGATGCAGATATTCGCGGCGTCGATTTTACAAATAGTATTTTTCTGACGCAAGTTCAAGTTAATGCGGCGAGAGGGGATAAACATACGAAATTGCCGAAATTGTTGTCCCGTCCATCGCATTGGGGTGCGTAA
- a CDS encoding DUF1272 domain-containing protein → MALQMKTNCQICDQSLEQDSEAYICVYECTFCAPCTEERHNVCPNCGGELVRRPKKKQ, encoded by the coding sequence ATGGCACTACAAATGAAAACAAATTGTCAAATTTGCGATCAATCGCTCGAGCAAGATTCTGAAGCTTACATTTGCGTGTATGAATGTACATTTTGCGCACCGTGTACAGAAGAAAGACATAACGTTTGTCCAAACTGCGGCGGCGAGTTAGTACGTAGACCGAAAAAGAAACAATAA
- a CDS encoding lactonase family protein, with product MKMKDNKEFIGYVGTYTKENSEGIYKFTLDTEAKKISNVTLAAKLDNPTYVTINRNNEYLYSVVKEGESGGVAAYSIDSKTGELKVENRQVVEGASPCHVSVDSGNHTVVTANYHKGTIESFVVNEENGTVNPAASIMTHKGSGPNKERQEKPHAHYVGYTPDEKYVVGVDLGIDKLITYDIKGSTLTEVNSLSVNPGSGPRHITFHPNGKYAYVMTELSSEVIVLTYNPAEGTFTELQYISTIPEEFDGNSQGSAIHISSDGRFVYAGNRGHNSIAIFSVDQNSGQLTFVAHTSTEGNWPRDFVLDPTEKFLVATNEKSHNLVLFSRHESTGKLTLIQSDVVVPEPVCVKFLNV from the coding sequence ATGAAAATGAAGGATAACAAAGAGTTTATTGGATATGTTGGAACATACACGAAAGAAAATAGTGAAGGAATATATAAGTTTACGTTAGACACGGAAGCGAAAAAAATTAGTAATGTAACACTTGCGGCCAAGCTGGATAACCCTACATATGTAACGATTAATCGAAATAATGAATATCTCTATTCCGTTGTTAAGGAAGGCGAATCTGGTGGTGTAGCTGCTTATTCGATTGATAGTAAAACTGGAGAGCTAAAGGTAGAAAACAGACAAGTAGTAGAAGGGGCTTCTCCTTGTCATGTGAGTGTTGATAGTGGAAATCATACAGTAGTTACAGCGAATTATCATAAAGGAACGATTGAGTCTTTCGTAGTAAATGAAGAAAATGGAACTGTAAATCCTGCCGCATCTATTATGACGCATAAAGGTTCAGGTCCGAATAAAGAAAGACAAGAAAAACCACATGCGCATTACGTGGGATATACTCCTGATGAAAAATATGTGGTGGGTGTTGATTTAGGGATAGATAAATTAATTACGTATGATATAAAAGGTAGTACATTAACAGAAGTGAATAGTTTATCTGTAAATCCAGGGAGTGGCCCGAGACATATTACTTTTCACCCGAATGGAAAGTATGCGTATGTGATGACGGAGCTTAGTTCAGAGGTTATTGTGTTAACATATAATCCAGCAGAGGGAACGTTTACAGAATTACAGTATATTTCTACCATTCCAGAAGAATTTGATGGAAATAGTCAAGGAAGTGCGATTCATATTTCATCAGACGGCCGTTTTGTATATGCAGGTAATCGTGGTCATAATAGTATTGCGATTTTCAGCGTGGATCAAAACTCAGGTCAGCTTACATTTGTTGCACATACATCTACAGAAGGAAATTGGCCGAGGGACTTTGTATTAGATCCTACTGAAAAGTTCCTTGTTGCTACAAATGAAAAGTCGCATAATCTTGTGCTATTTTCAAGACATGAATCTACAGGTAAGCTAACGCTTATCCAATCTGATGTTGTTGTCCCAGAGCCTGTTTGTGTTAAATTTTTAAATGTTTAA